One segment of Ziziphus jujuba cultivar Dongzao chromosome 12, ASM3175591v1 DNA contains the following:
- the LOC132800204 gene encoding WAT1-related protein At3g28050-like isoform X2, whose translation MEGLGITEVMVMIECLQVVLHTLTKAATNTGMSEFVFVFYSNALCLFFLLPTCSFFYCRVGTCPTPMYRVVGKMFLFGLLRKEDLTKKSSQAKSVGTVISIAGALIVTLSEGVPLTSASPLPRKLLDQLLSSVQSKWVIVILLLQSFFHALTFVVQSWVMREYSKEPIANLTDYPAEYPAELIADLDETLTDYPAEYPEEREYPAELISTLREYLREYTAELIATLFCCISMTIISAIGALIAERSNPDAWQIKSNMELIAIGFNAVFAIAFGKGVHLRAVRTKGPLYRAAFKPLRTVIAFIFGIIFQGETVYLGGVIGGAIVIGGFFAVICGKAQEDEDTDKAQEDEEDMGKAQEDEEDMGKAQEDEEDMHQRRSQLPEEGLESVDEDMEYGPKPASYSRKRQSSLGTTTLHERLLSLKYEYDS comes from the exons ATGGAAGGGCTGGGAATAACAGAGGTGATGGTGATGATAGAGTGCCTGCAAGTTGTATTGCACACCTTAACCAAAGCTGCTACAAACACTGGGATGAGTGAATTTGTCTTTGTTTTTTACTCCAACGCCCTCTGTTTGTTCTTCCTCCTCCCTACTTGTTCCTTCTTCTATTGCAG AGTGGGGACTTGCCCAACACCCATGTACCGCGTCGTCGGCAAAATGTTTCTTTTTGGCTTGCTCag GAAGGAAGACTTGACAAAGAAGAGTAGTCAAGCAAAGAGTGTTGGCACCGTAATTTCAATAGCAGGGGCATTAATTGTGACTTTATCTGAAGGCGTACCTCTTACAAGTGCTTCTCCTCTGCCTAGGAAACTCCTCGATCAGCTTCTTTCCTCAGTTCAATCTAAATGGGTTATTGTTATACTTTTATTGCAGAGCTTTTTCCATGCACTTACTTTTGTAGTGCag AGTTGGGTTATGAGGGAGTACTCTAAAGAGCCAATTGCAAACCTGACGGACTACCCCGCGGAGTACCCTGCAGAGCTAATTGCAGACCTAGATGAAACCCTGACGGACTACCCTGCGGAGTACCCTGAAGAGAGGGAGTACCCTGCAGAGCTAATATCAACCCTGAGGGAGTACCTGAGGGAGTACACTGCAGAGCTAATTGCAACCCTGTTTTGTTGTATCTCTATGACCATAATATCTGCAATAGGAGCTCTGATTGCTGAGAGATCAAACCCAGATGCTTGGCAAATCAAGTCTAATATGGAGCTTATTGCAATTGGGTTTAAT GCAGTTTTTGCGATAGCGTTTGGAAAAGGTGTTCATTTACGGGCAGTCCGCACGAAGGGTCCCTTATATCGTGCCGCGTTTAAGCCACTTAGAACTGTCATTGCATTCATCTTTGGGATTATTTTTCAGGGGGAAACCGTCTATCTTGGAGG GGTGATTGGAGGAGCCATTGTAATTGGAGGATTTTTCGCCGTGATTTGCGGTAAAGCCCAAGAAGATGAG GACACGGATAAAGCCCAAGAAGATGAG GAGGACATGGGTAAAGCCCAAGAAGATGAG gagGACATGGGTAAAGCCCAAGAAGATGAG gaGGACATGCATCAAAGACGTTCACAACTACCTGAGGAAGGATTGGAATCAGTAGATGAGGATATGGAATATGGTCCAAAACCAGCCTCATATTCTCGTAAAAGACAATCGTCACTTGGTACAACTACTTTGCATGAGCGACTATTAAGTTTGAAATACGAATATGACTCATAA
- the LOC132800204 gene encoding WAT1-related protein At3g28050-like isoform X1 translates to MEGLGITEVMVMIECLQVVLHTLTKAATNTGMSEFVFVFYSNALCLFFLLPTCSFFYCRVGTCPTPMYRVVGKMFLFGLLSYASQILKHVGTDLSSPTLATTISDLTPAFALIIAIICGKEDLTKKSSQAKSVGTVISIAGALIVTLSEGVPLTSASPLPRKLLDQLLSSVQSKWVIVILLLQSFFHALTFVVQSWVMREYSKEPIANLTDYPAEYPAELIADLDETLTDYPAEYPEEREYPAELISTLREYLREYTAELIATLFCCISMTIISAIGALIAERSNPDAWQIKSNMELIAIGFNAVFAIAFGKGVHLRAVRTKGPLYRAAFKPLRTVIAFIFGIIFQGETVYLGGVIGGAIVIGGFFAVICGKAQEDEDTDKAQEDEEDMGKAQEDEEDMGKAQEDEEDMHQRRSQLPEEGLESVDEDMEYGPKPASYSRKRQSSLGTTTLHERLLSLKYEYDS, encoded by the exons ATGGAAGGGCTGGGAATAACAGAGGTGATGGTGATGATAGAGTGCCTGCAAGTTGTATTGCACACCTTAACCAAAGCTGCTACAAACACTGGGATGAGTGAATTTGTCTTTGTTTTTTACTCCAACGCCCTCTGTTTGTTCTTCCTCCTCCCTACTTGTTCCTTCTTCTATTGCAG AGTGGGGACTTGCCCAACACCCATGTACCGCGTCGTCGGCAAAATGTTTCTTTTTGGCTTGCTCag TTATGCTTCTCAGATACTAAAGCATGTTGGAACAGACCTCAGTTCTCCCACCTTGGCAACAACAATATCTGATCTCACACCAGCTTTTGCCCTCATTATTGCTATCATTTGcgg GAAGGAAGACTTGACAAAGAAGAGTAGTCAAGCAAAGAGTGTTGGCACCGTAATTTCAATAGCAGGGGCATTAATTGTGACTTTATCTGAAGGCGTACCTCTTACAAGTGCTTCTCCTCTGCCTAGGAAACTCCTCGATCAGCTTCTTTCCTCAGTTCAATCTAAATGGGTTATTGTTATACTTTTATTGCAGAGCTTTTTCCATGCACTTACTTTTGTAGTGCag AGTTGGGTTATGAGGGAGTACTCTAAAGAGCCAATTGCAAACCTGACGGACTACCCCGCGGAGTACCCTGCAGAGCTAATTGCAGACCTAGATGAAACCCTGACGGACTACCCTGCGGAGTACCCTGAAGAGAGGGAGTACCCTGCAGAGCTAATATCAACCCTGAGGGAGTACCTGAGGGAGTACACTGCAGAGCTAATTGCAACCCTGTTTTGTTGTATCTCTATGACCATAATATCTGCAATAGGAGCTCTGATTGCTGAGAGATCAAACCCAGATGCTTGGCAAATCAAGTCTAATATGGAGCTTATTGCAATTGGGTTTAAT GCAGTTTTTGCGATAGCGTTTGGAAAAGGTGTTCATTTACGGGCAGTCCGCACGAAGGGTCCCTTATATCGTGCCGCGTTTAAGCCACTTAGAACTGTCATTGCATTCATCTTTGGGATTATTTTTCAGGGGGAAACCGTCTATCTTGGAGG GGTGATTGGAGGAGCCATTGTAATTGGAGGATTTTTCGCCGTGATTTGCGGTAAAGCCCAAGAAGATGAG GACACGGATAAAGCCCAAGAAGATGAG GAGGACATGGGTAAAGCCCAAGAAGATGAG gagGACATGGGTAAAGCCCAAGAAGATGAG gaGGACATGCATCAAAGACGTTCACAACTACCTGAGGAAGGATTGGAATCAGTAGATGAGGATATGGAATATGGTCCAAAACCAGCCTCATATTCTCGTAAAAGACAATCGTCACTTGGTACAACTACTTTGCATGAGCGACTATTAAGTTTGAAATACGAATATGACTCATAA
- the LOC132800204 gene encoding WAT1-related protein At3g28100-like isoform X3 produces the protein MVILIAVHQSGDLPNTHVPRRRQNVSFWLAQILKHVGTDLSSPTLATTISDLTPAFALIIAIICGKEDLTKKSSQAKSVGTVISIAGALIVTLSEGVPLTSASPLPRKLLDQLLSSVQSKWVIVILLLQSFFHALTFVVQSWVMREYSKEPIANLTDYPAEYPAELIADLDETLTDYPAEYPEEREYPAELISTLREYLREYTAELIATLFCCISMTIISAIGALIAERSNPDAWQIKSNMELIAIGFNAVFAIAFGKGVHLRAVRTKGPLYRAAFKPLRTVIAFIFGIIFQGETVYLGGVIGGAIVIGGFFAVICGKAQEDEDTDKAQEDEEDMGKAQEDEEDMGKAQEDEEDMHQRRSQLPEEGLESVDEDMEYGPKPASYSRKRQSSLGTTTLHERLLSLKYEYDS, from the exons atggttATATTGATTGCTGTCCATCAGAGTGGGGACTTGCCCAACACCCATGTACCGCGTCGTCGGCAAAATGTTTCTTTTTGGCTTGCTCag ATACTAAAGCATGTTGGAACAGACCTCAGTTCTCCCACCTTGGCAACAACAATATCTGATCTCACACCAGCTTTTGCCCTCATTATTGCTATCATTTGcgg GAAGGAAGACTTGACAAAGAAGAGTAGTCAAGCAAAGAGTGTTGGCACCGTAATTTCAATAGCAGGGGCATTAATTGTGACTTTATCTGAAGGCGTACCTCTTACAAGTGCTTCTCCTCTGCCTAGGAAACTCCTCGATCAGCTTCTTTCCTCAGTTCAATCTAAATGGGTTATTGTTATACTTTTATTGCAGAGCTTTTTCCATGCACTTACTTTTGTAGTGCag AGTTGGGTTATGAGGGAGTACTCTAAAGAGCCAATTGCAAACCTGACGGACTACCCCGCGGAGTACCCTGCAGAGCTAATTGCAGACCTAGATGAAACCCTGACGGACTACCCTGCGGAGTACCCTGAAGAGAGGGAGTACCCTGCAGAGCTAATATCAACCCTGAGGGAGTACCTGAGGGAGTACACTGCAGAGCTAATTGCAACCCTGTTTTGTTGTATCTCTATGACCATAATATCTGCAATAGGAGCTCTGATTGCTGAGAGATCAAACCCAGATGCTTGGCAAATCAAGTCTAATATGGAGCTTATTGCAATTGGGTTTAAT GCAGTTTTTGCGATAGCGTTTGGAAAAGGTGTTCATTTACGGGCAGTCCGCACGAAGGGTCCCTTATATCGTGCCGCGTTTAAGCCACTTAGAACTGTCATTGCATTCATCTTTGGGATTATTTTTCAGGGGGAAACCGTCTATCTTGGAGG GGTGATTGGAGGAGCCATTGTAATTGGAGGATTTTTCGCCGTGATTTGCGGTAAAGCCCAAGAAGATGAG GACACGGATAAAGCCCAAGAAGATGAG GAGGACATGGGTAAAGCCCAAGAAGATGAG gagGACATGGGTAAAGCCCAAGAAGATGAG gaGGACATGCATCAAAGACGTTCACAACTACCTGAGGAAGGATTGGAATCAGTAGATGAGGATATGGAATATGGTCCAAAACCAGCCTCATATTCTCGTAAAAGACAATCGTCACTTGGTACAACTACTTTGCATGAGCGACTATTAAGTTTGAAATACGAATATGACTCATAA